One window of the Vigna radiata var. radiata cultivar VC1973A chromosome 1, Vradiata_ver6, whole genome shotgun sequence genome contains the following:
- the LOC106766096 gene encoding extensin-2 isoform X2: MGSLMASITLTLVLAILSLSLPSQTSADNNYPYSSPPPTPYYHHSPPPHQYSPPKHPYHYPLPPPVYKYKSPPPPVYKYKSPPPPVYKYKSPPPPVYKYKSPPPPVYKYKSPPPPVYKYKSPPPPVYKYKSPPPPVYKYKSPPPPVYKYKSPPPPPYKYPSPPPPVYKYKSPPPPYKYPSPPPPPYKYPSPPPPVYKYKSPPPPYKYPSPPPPPYKYPSPSPPPPHYVYSSPPPPHHY; encoded by the exons ATGGGGTCTCTAATGGCCTCTATTACTCTTACTCTTGTCTTGGCAATACTGTCTCTAAGCTTGCCATCTCAAACCTCTGCTGATAATAACTACCCCTATTCATCTCCTCCACCTACCCCTTACTACCACCACTCGCCACCACCACACCAATACTCACCACCCAAACATCCTTATCACTATCCTTTACCACCGCCGGTTTATAAGTACAAGTCTCCACCACCGCCAGTTTACAAGTACAAGTCTCCACCACCGCCGGTTTATAAGTACAAGTCTCCACCACCGCCAGTTTACAAGTACAAGTCTCCACCACCGCCGGTTTACAAGTACAAGTCTCCACCACCACCGGTTTACAAATATAAGTCTCCACCACCACCGGTTTATAAGTACAAGTCTCCACCACCACCGGTTTACAAGTACAAGTCTCCACCACCACCGGTTTACAAGTATAagtctccaccaccaccaccatacaAGTACCCATCTCCTCCACCTCCAGTCTACAAGTACAAGTCACCTCCACCACCCTACAAATACCCGTCTCCTCCACCTCCGCCATACAAGTACCCCTCTCCACCACCACCAGTTTACAAGTACAAGTCCCCTCCTCCTCCTTACAAGTACCCatctcctccaccaccaccatacAA GTacccttctccttctcctcctccaCCACACTACGTCTATTCATCACCACCTCCCCCTCACCACTACTAG
- the LOC106766096 gene encoding extensin-2 isoform X1: MGSLMASITLTLVLAILSLSLPSQTSADNNYPYSSPPPTPYYHHSPPPHQYSPPKHPYHYPLPPPVYKYKSPPPPVYKYKSPPPPVYKYKSPPPPVYKYKSPPPPVYKYKSPPPPVYKYKSPPPPVYKYKSPPPPVYKYKSPPPPVYKYKSPPPPPYKYPSPPPPVYKYKSPPPPYKYPSPPPPPYKYPSPPPPVYKYKSPPPPYKYPSPPPPPYKYPSPPPPAYYYKSPPPPYKYPSPSPPPPHYVYSSPPPPHHY, encoded by the coding sequence ATGGGGTCTCTAATGGCCTCTATTACTCTTACTCTTGTCTTGGCAATACTGTCTCTAAGCTTGCCATCTCAAACCTCTGCTGATAATAACTACCCCTATTCATCTCCTCCACCTACCCCTTACTACCACCACTCGCCACCACCACACCAATACTCACCACCCAAACATCCTTATCACTATCCTTTACCACCGCCGGTTTATAAGTACAAGTCTCCACCACCGCCAGTTTACAAGTACAAGTCTCCACCACCGCCGGTTTATAAGTACAAGTCTCCACCACCGCCAGTTTACAAGTACAAGTCTCCACCACCGCCGGTTTACAAGTACAAGTCTCCACCACCACCGGTTTACAAATATAAGTCTCCACCACCACCGGTTTATAAGTACAAGTCTCCACCACCACCGGTTTACAAGTACAAGTCTCCACCACCACCGGTTTACAAGTATAagtctccaccaccaccaccatacaAGTACCCATCTCCTCCACCTCCAGTCTACAAGTACAAGTCACCTCCACCACCCTACAAATACCCGTCTCCTCCACCTCCGCCATACAAGTACCCCTCTCCACCACCACCAGTTTACAAGTACAAGTCCCCTCCTCCTCCTTACAAGTACCCatctcctccaccaccaccatacAAGTACCCTTCTCCTCCACCCCCAGCTTACTATTACAAGTCACCTCCACCACCATACAAGTacccttctccttctcctcctccaCCACACTACGTCTATTCATCACCACCTCCCCCTCACCACTACTAG
- the LOC106766096 gene encoding extensin-2 isoform X3 produces the protein MGSLMASITLTLVLAILSLSLPSQTSADNNYPYSSPPPTPYYHHSPPPHQYSPPKHPYHYPLPPPVYKYKSPPPPVYKYKSPPPPVYKYKSPPPPVYKYKSPPPPVYKYKSPPPPVYKYKSPPPPVYKYKSPPPPPYKYPSPPPPVYKYKSPPPPYKYPSPPPPPYKYPSPPPPVYKYKSPPPPYKYPSPPPPPYKYPSPPPPAYYYKSPPPPYKYPSPSPPPPHYVYSSPPPPHHY, from the exons ATGGGGTCTCTAATGGCCTCTATTACTCTTACTCTTGTCTTGGCAATACTGTCTCTAAGCTTGCCATCTCAAACCTCTGCTGATAATAACTACCCCTATTCATCTCCTCCACCTACCCCTTACTACCACCACTCGCCACCACCACACCAATACTCACCACCCAAACATCCTTATCACTATCCTTTACCACCGCCGGTTTATAAGTACAAGTCTCCACCACCGCCAG TTTACAAGTACAAGTCTCCACCACCGCCGGTTTACAAGTACAAGTCTCCACCACCACCGGTTTACAAATATAAGTCTCCACCACCACCGGTTTATAAGTACAAGTCTCCACCACCACCGGTTTACAAGTACAAGTCTCCACCACCACCGGTTTACAAGTATAagtctccaccaccaccaccatacaAGTACCCATCTCCTCCACCTCCAGTCTACAAGTACAAGTCACCTCCACCACCCTACAAATACCCGTCTCCTCCACCTCCGCCATACAAGTACCCCTCTCCACCACCACCAGTTTACAAGTACAAGTCCCCTCCTCCTCCTTACAAGTACCCatctcctccaccaccaccatacAAGTACCCTTCTCCTCCACCCCCAGCTTACTATTACAAGTCACCTCCACCACCATACAAGTacccttctccttctcctcctccaCCACACTACGTCTATTCATCACCACCTCCCCCTCACCACTACTAG